The Setaria viridis chromosome 2, Setaria_viridis_v4.0, whole genome shotgun sequence DNA window GCCCAAGGTTGGCGTTGCCGCGTTGGGCGAGCAGTTTGGGTTTGGTCGTTTCTCGTTTGGATGGGTGGACAGCCATGGCGTGGCATGGAGGTGGCCTGGAAGGCTGGAACAGGCTGCTGCGCGTTGGAAGACCGCGGTGATCAGCGTTCCTTTAACCACTTTTCGTGTTATTTTTCAAATTTGCAATTTCAACCTAGCCTTTTAATTTcgtgtttggactttggagttAACAGTAAGCTCCTAATGTTTTATGGACGAGCCCTTTGTGGATGTTCGGGATTAGAGGCATTGCATgaaaaagtaatcatgaaaaatcctTTAAGGACATCATATTCTCTGCCACTCATATAAAACTTAAACTCAAAACCCAACTCGTATGTAGAGAAATGAAAAAAAGGTAAAGTCTCGCTAGGGATAAAATTGGACCAACTTAACAGCTTTTGAGGGGAGAAAATTCTTCAAAGGGTTGAGGCAAATAAGGTGGATTGTTCGAaggtagttttttttaaaaaaaattgaattatGTCCTGATAAAAGATCTGAACTTTCTAATAAAACCCCTTGATCATGAGAAATTACGAGTCGGTTGTGCGGACCATGGTATTTGTTTTGCATGAGGAGCCGGCCTAGTAAGTCAGTACTATTTATTCTCTCGTAATACAATAACATACAACTCTTATACGCGTTTGAGGAAAAATCCCTAGATTTCATTGCGAATGTATGCAACAAAAATACTGGCAACAAGCCTCAAAACAACTTGAGGAGAGCAAATTGAGACTAAATTTCGTTCATAGAGTTAAGTAGGCAAAGTAGATTGCTCAGGGTAGTAAAGAAAGTTCTAATTTGAATCATGTTCTAAATGACTAAACTTTCTAACGAACATTGGCGCCCCTATTCGTGGAAAAAAGTTAGTCACTGTGATATCTATTTAGCGTGCACAAACGATGATGTGTGCATTTATTTTATCTTAATACAATGACACACCGCTTTTTTGCACATTTGAGAAAAAATTTCTCAGATTTTGTAGTGAATGCCTGTACCAAATGTCAACACCTAGCTTTAGAACACCACATGACAACTCGATGAAATGTCTAGATTTATCACATTACATAGCATGTAAAAAGATCGCAACACATGGCGCATGATCGCAAGATACGACACCAGCTACGCTACCACTACTATGAATATGGCAGCTAAAATCTTATAAACGCAATGGAGGCATGGACCTGCACGAAGTCCTCTTCcctctcttccttttcctcttgcCGCTCTCATGAAAGATTGATTCTGATTCAGACTTGGAACAAAAGGTTCTTTGTGATCCATCAGCAATCCGCGCCAAGCCACCCGCCCACACTGTGACCACGTCAGCGATCCGCGTAGAAATCCATCGCAGCCGTCCACTAGCAGCGGCACCAACGCCTCACACCCGTCCGCGTCACCGATCCGTGGCTCCTACCCTAGACCAATCAACGCCCGCCTGTTCCTCCCATATAAACCGATCgcacccctctcctccccccctcACTCACACCTCTGCGAGCGAATCGAATCATCATCCCCTTCCCCAAAAAGGCcccaccgcgccgcgcccccAAATCAGCCGCAGCATCGATGGCGCCTAAGGCGGAGAAGAAGCCGGCGGCGAAGAAGCcagcggaggaggagcccgcggcCGAGAAGGCCCCGGcggggaagaagcccaaggcgGAGAAGCGCCTCCCCGCGGGCAAGTCCAGCGCCGGCAAGGACGGCGAGGGCAAGAAGGgcaagaagaaggccaagaagaGCGTCGAGACCTACAAGATCTACATCTTCAAGGTGCTCAAGCAGGTGCACCCGGACATCGGCATCTCCTCCAAGGCCATGTCCATCATGAACTCCTTCATCAACGACATCTTCGAGAagctcgccggcgaggccgccaAGCTCGCCCGCTACAACAAGAAACCCACCATCACCTCCCGCGAGATCCAGACCTCCGTCCGCCTCGTTCTCCCCGGGGAGCTCGCCAAGCACGCCGTCTCCGAGGGCACCAAGGCTGTCACCAAGTTCACCTCATCTTAGATAGGTTGCCGTGCTTGGTGGTGCTAGTGCTAGTTTGGTTGGGTGTGGTGGTGCTAGTACTGGCTCGCTCACAGTTTATCTGGTAGCAGTATTATATTGTCATCAGAACTGTTGGATGGAAATGGAAATGGATGGCTAGTATGTAGTTGGGTTAATTGTGCTAGTGCTTTCGATATGCTGCCCCCTAATGGATCTGGAACGGCAATGGTGCCTGTTCTATTAATATGTTCCTCTGTTCAATTGTATTGTTACTTTGATTTTGCTGTGCTTTTTGGCTACTTTATGTGGTGATGAACTGAATGACAATTCTGACACAAGTGGAGTGGTTGCTAGTTGCATAATTGAATACTGTGAGATTTCTGTAGTGCGGTGAAATGTGAAATTTCTGGAGTAATTATGGTTTCTGTTGCATGGTTGTCAATTGTCATGTCTTTTGCATTTGTAGGTTCATAGCATACGGTATTTCTTCTTGGATCCTAGAATGCCTCCATGCATTGCCTGGCCAGGAGAAATTCTTATCTTTGCAGGCTGCAGCTATACTGCTCTAGTGCTTTGTGAAGGCTAGCAGTATATTTGGGCATTGTTTATATTGTGAATTTGTGAGTATGTTTCCAAAGAAATTTGCTCAGAAATTGTGAAAATGGGCAGTGGAGCTTCAAATATTGCACATTCTAATAAGGTTAAATTTGCAAAAAGAATTTCCTCCTGTGCATAGAGATACACATGACAGATAAAATGCTTATCAGAAAGCTTATATGGCTTTGATTATTTCAGACAACAACATACATTCATGGCTGGTGTGAAGGGGAGAAGGGATCGGATGAAGTGGTGAGATGGGTGCAGGCAAGGAAATGGGCTCTTGAACTTGGGAGGTGCCGTGATGTCGGAGTGCCCAAGAGCAAGGCTCAGGAATCAAGACAGGAGATGTGTTTTGTGTTTCTTCTTGCTTAATATCAAATTCCACATGGATCTGATGACTATCGGGGCACATATTTGATCCTAGAAATCTAGGGTTCAATAGTGCTCATGATCTGGGGCATCTGTGGGACATTCATTTCATATAGAGGCCAAAATCATTGCATTGTCTTAAGAGTAATACTATTGATACATAAAAGTTTTGGTTCCTTGTTTTTTTACTCCTATAACTCTTGATAATTTGCTTGTCAGCTAAAATTCTGGCAACCCTGAATTTGCTGATAACTACATTGACCTGTTTGTTGGCTGTCCCCCTAAATGTTTTGCAGACCTGACGAGTGCACATGAAAGTCCAAAAAAGACCCCCAACATGTTTTGTTGTGAGACATTCTCctttgttcttttatttttgaaaccaACTGTTTATTTGACACGAAATTGCACAAAGATGGCAAGATTGTTGTTTTGCTTGATCAGTGATGCAATCGCCCCTGATGATGAATTGAAATGATCAGTTACGAGTGCTCTCTATTTCGTTCTGCACCGTGGTTTCGTTAACTGAGTACACA harbors:
- the LOC117843631 gene encoding histone H2B.2 — its product is MAPKAEKKPAAKKPAEEEPAAEKAPAGKKPKAEKRLPAGKSSAGKDGEGKKGKKKAKKSVETYKIYIFKVLKQVHPDIGISSKAMSIMNSFINDIFEKLAGEAAKLARYNKKPTITSREIQTSVRLVLPGELAKHAVSEGTKAVTKFTSS